The genomic DNA GGGAAAAGTTTTTTTTATCAGTAATTTGAACTATCTTATGTATTGTGGAAAACTACGTGAAAATGTGGAAAATTCATTTTTGATTATGAATATTATATGCTTTTTGTGGAAAACTCTGTTGAAAAGTGAATATCTACCGCCCTTGCGGAATTTTTTTATTTATGATATAGTTCAAATACTTAAAAATTATTTGTATTTAGAAGGAGTGCATTACAAATGGTTGATCCGATAGTTTTATGGGAGAAAATTATAAAAATTTTGAAATACCAGATTGATGAAGTGGAGTTTAATACATATATAAAACCTCTAAATGTACATGAGTATAAGGATAATACCCTTTATGTATGGGTGGAATCCACGTTTATGAAAGAGAAAGTAGAGCAAAGGTACAAGCTGAATATGATGGAGATAATCAATGATATACTTATGATGGAAGCATCGCAGAGAATCAATATTATATTTGAACTGAAGCAGGCAGCAGAGGAAAAATTTGAAAATTATATATCAGTAATGGATACTCAAAAAAAACTGATAAATAATCTGAATCAGAGATACAGATTTGAAAACTTCGTGGTAGGAAAAGGAAATGAACTGGCCAATGCAGCATGTATAGCAATATCGCAAAATCCGGGAATAGTGTATAATCCTTTATTAATATACGGAGGTTCAGGACTGGGAAAGACGCATCTGATGCATGCGGTGGGAAATGCCATTTTGGATAAGGATCCTAATAAAAAAGTACTTTACTGTACTTCTGAAAATTTTAATAATGAATTTATAAACTCGCTGAGAGCAGGTCAGTTTGCAAATGTACAGAATTTCAGGGATAAATTCAGAACACTGGATGTATTACTAATTGATGATATACAATTTTTTGAAAAAGTATTCGGACAGGGGACAGGGAGCGTAGAGGAAGAATTCTTCCACACATTTAATACTCTTCAGGAACTGGGAAAACAAATAATCATGTCAAGTGACAGACTTCCGAGGGAAATAAGAAATCTTTCCAAAAGAATAGAATCGAGATTTGACAGCGGACTGTCTGTAGATGTACAAAAGCCGGATTATGAAACAAGACTTGCAATACTGAAAAATATAGCAGATTCTAAAAGTGTAATAATATCAGATGAAGTTCTGGAATTCATATCAAGCTCTATAAGCTCCAATATAAGAGAGCTGGAAGGAGCACTTACAAGAGTAATTGCTAGATCTACGCTTTTACGAAAGGCTATAACGCTGCAGCTGGTACAGGAGGATCTTGCAGATCTTCTGAAAAAACAGCAGTCTAAAATAACTGCAAATAAGATAATTACCACAGTATCTGGATATTATTCAATTCCTCTTGATGAGATGAAAGGGAAGAAAAGACAGCAGGAAATAACGAATGCCAGACAAATAGCAATGTTTTTGCTCAAGGATCAGCTGGATCTGAATCTGACTACCATAGGGGGTCTGTTCGGAGGAAGAGATCACAGTACGGTAATAAGCAGTATAAGAAAGATAGAAACAAGAATGAAGGAAGAAATAGTATTTAAAAAAGAGATAGATAATATAAAGCAGAAAATAGTGGAGTAAAATAAGCAATTCTGACCTTTAAGTAAGAAAGTATAGGTTTAAAAAATATAAAACAATCTCATTAAGATGAAAAGTGGGGATAAAAATGAAAGAAGTGGAAATAAAAACAGAATTTATAAAACTGGATCAGCTTTTGAAATGGGCAGGAATGGTCGGTGACGGCGGAGAAGCCAGATACCACATTCTGGAAGGAAATGTTCGTGTAAACGGTGAAACAGAAAAAAGACGCGGGAAAAAAATCTATGAAAATGATATAATAGAACTTGACGGAGAAAAAATAAAAATAGTAAGAGGTTAGTATGAAACTTAAACAGTTAAGTTTGAATAACTTTAGGTGTCTGGAAAATAAAAAAATAGAATTTGATCCGGATTTTAATCTCATATACGGTAAAAATGGACAGGGGAAAACATCACTGATTGAAGCTGTCTATTTTTTGGCCACCGGAAAAAGTTTCAGAACCAAAAAGGTAAAAGAGCTGACTTCATATGATAAAATCAGAACTATTGTTTATGGAAGCTTTGAGTCAAAGCTGTCCGGAAAAACAATAGCAATTGATTTTAATAACGATAAAAAAGAATATTATGTAGATAAAAATAAGACAAAATACATAGATTACGTAGGAATACTAAACGTGATTTCCTTTATACCGGAAGATATAGAAATAATAATAGGAAATCCGTCAGTACGCCGGGGTTTTTTTAATTATGAAATTTCCCAGACTAAAAATATATATTTAAAAACACTGGTTGATTTTGAAAAAATACTGAAAACGAGAAATAAGCTTATAAAAGAAAGAAAAACGAACAAGGAACTCTATCATATATATAATGAAAAATTCATAGAGGAAGGGTCAAAAATAATTCTGATGAGAAAAGAGTACGTAAAAAATATATCCAGACTTTTGAATCTTAATTACAGAAAGCTTTTTGACGCTAATTCCGAACTAAGATTAAAATATGATTCTTTTATAGATAACATTGATAAAATGACACTGGAAGAAATAAAGGAAAAATTCAGGGAAGAGACAGTAAAAAAGCATGACAGGGAAAAAAGATACGGCTATACTCTTGTAGGGCCGCAGAAGGAAGATTTTGTCTTTGAACTGAACGGTAAAAATGCCAAGGCTTTTTCATCTCAGGGTGAGAAAAAATCGATTATCTTTTCACTGAAAATAGCGGAAATAGATATGCTGATAAAGGAAAAAAATGAAATTCCGGTATTTTTGATAGATGATATTTCTTCATATTTTGATGAAATC from Sebaldella termitidis ATCC 33386 includes the following:
- the yaaA gene encoding S4 domain-containing protein YaaA, with product MKEVEIKTEFIKLDQLLKWAGMVGDGGEARYHILEGNVRVNGETEKRRGKKIYENDIIELDGEKIKIVRG
- the dnaA gene encoding chromosomal replication initiator protein DnaA codes for the protein MVDPIVLWEKIIKILKYQIDEVEFNTYIKPLNVHEYKDNTLYVWVESTFMKEKVEQRYKLNMMEIINDILMMEASQRINIIFELKQAAEEKFENYISVMDTQKKLINNLNQRYRFENFVVGKGNELANAACIAISQNPGIVYNPLLIYGGSGLGKTHLMHAVGNAILDKDPNKKVLYCTSENFNNEFINSLRAGQFANVQNFRDKFRTLDVLLIDDIQFFEKVFGQGTGSVEEEFFHTFNTLQELGKQIIMSSDRLPREIRNLSKRIESRFDSGLSVDVQKPDYETRLAILKNIADSKSVIISDEVLEFISSSISSNIRELEGALTRVIARSTLLRKAITLQLVQEDLADLLKKQQSKITANKIITTVSGYYSIPLDEMKGKKRQQEITNARQIAMFLLKDQLDLNLTTIGGLFGGRDHSTVISSIRKIETRMKEEIVFKKEIDNIKQKIVE
- the recF gene encoding DNA replication/repair protein RecF (All proteins in this family for which functions are known are DNA-binding proteins that assist the filamentation of RecA onto DNA for the initiation of recombination or recombinational repair.) encodes the protein MKLKQLSLNNFRCLENKKIEFDPDFNLIYGKNGQGKTSLIEAVYFLATGKSFRTKKVKELTSYDKIRTIVYGSFESKLSGKTIAIDFNNDKKEYYVDKNKTKYIDYVGILNVISFIPEDIEIIIGNPSVRRGFFNYEISQTKNIYLKTLVDFEKILKTRNKLIKERKTNKELYHIYNEKFIEEGSKIILMRKEYVKNISRLLNLNYRKLFDANSELRLKYDSFIDNIDKMTLEEIKEKFREETVKKHDREKRYGYTLVGPQKEDFVFELNGKNAKAFSSQGEKKSIIFSLKIAEIDMLIKEKNEIPVFLIDDISSYFDEIRKNSILNYFKNKNIQCFITSTEKLDIEGKKIYIDKGRILSDE